The following are from one region of the Nymphaea colorata isolate Beijing-Zhang1983 chromosome 7, ASM883128v2, whole genome shotgun sequence genome:
- the LOC116257295 gene encoding uncharacterized protein LOC116257295, with the protein MGKTVAPLFYTHWIVSGGPVRGYFFSKRMAVAAFTTLWSPSIPVGGGVRSRSEVRLVLRRQARAEAAPMATEKLGVKIERSPPESRLSELGVRKWPKWGCPPSKFPWTYTDRETCYVLEGKVKVYPDGHDDYVEIGAGDLVVFPKGMKCTWDVSQAVDKHYNFG; encoded by the exons ATGGGAAAAACCGTAGCCCCGTTATTCTACACGCACTGGATTGTGTCAGGGGGGCCTGTCCGGGgttatttcttttcaaagaGAATGGCCGTCGCCGCTTTCACAACTCTCTGGAGCCCATCAATCCCTGTTGGTGGAGGCGTGAGAAGCAGGAGTGAGGTCCGTTTGGTTCTGAGACGGCAGGCGAGGGCGGAGGCGGCTCCAATGGCAACCGAGAAGTTGGGGGTCAAGATTGAGCGCAGTCCTCCTGAATCCAGACTCTCCGAGCTGGGCGTCCGGAAGTGGCCCAA GTGGGGTTGTCCTCCCAGCAAGTTCCCTTGGACGTACACAGACAGGGAGACATGCTACGTTTTAGAAGGCAAGGTCAAGGTGTACCCCGATGGGCATGACGACTATGTGGAGATTGGGGCAGGTGATCTTGTTGTATTTCCAAAGGGGATGAAGTGTACCTGGGATGTTTCTCAGGCGGTTGATAAGCACTACAACTTCGGTTAG